In Callospermophilus lateralis isolate mCalLat2 chromosome 4, mCalLat2.hap1, whole genome shotgun sequence, one genomic interval encodes:
- the Nkx6-3 gene encoding homeobox protein Nkx-6.3 yields MESNLQGTFLLNNTPLAQFSEMKAPVCQYSMQNSFYKLSPPGLGPQLAAGTPHGITDILSRPVATPNSSLLSGYPHVAGFSGLGSQGVYYGPQVGNFSKAGNEYPTRTRNCWADTGQDWRGGRQCSNTPDPLSDSIHKKKHTRPTFTGHQIFALEKTFEQTKYLAGPERARLAYSLGMTESQVKVWFQNRRTKWRKKSALEPSSSTPRASAGAGAGGDRATSENEDDEYNKPLDPDSDDEKIRLLLRKHRAAFSVLSLGAHSV; encoded by the exons ATGGAGTCCAACCTGCAGGGGACATTCCTGTTGAACAACACGCCTTTGGCGCAGTTCTCAGAGATGAAGGCCCCGGTGTGCCAGTACTCCATGCAGAACTCCTTCTACAAGCTCAGCCCTCCAGGGTTGGGCCCCCAACTGGCCGCCGGGACCCCCCATGGGATCACAGACATCCTGAGCAGGCCTGTGGCCACACCGAACAGCAGCCTCCTCTCCGGCTACCCCCACGTGGCAGGCTTCAGTGGACTGGGCTCCCAGGGGGTCTACTATGGCCCCCAGGTGGGGAATTTTTCCAAGGCTGGGAACGAGTACCCTACCCGGACCCGGAACTGCTGGGCGGACACAGGACAGGACTGGCGAGGCGGGCGGCAGTGCAGCAACA CCCCAGACCCCCTGAGTGACAGCATCCACAAGAAAAAGCACACCCGGCCCACATTCACAGGGCACCAAATCTTTGCCCTGGAGAAAACCTTCGAGCAGACCAAGTACTTGGCTGGTCCTGAGAGAGCAAGGCTGGCATACTCACTGGGCATGACCGAGTCACAGGTCAAG GTGTGGTTCCAGAACCGGAGGACCAAGTGGAGGAAGAAGAGTGCGCTAGAGCCCTCGTCCTCCACGCCGCGGGCCTCGGCGGGTGCCGGCGCCGGCGGGGACCGCGCGACCTCGGAGAATGAAGACGACGAGTACAACAAGCCGCTGGACCCCGACTCCGACGACGAGAAGATTCGGCTGCTGCTCCGCAAGCACCGCGCCGCCTTCTCGGTGCTCAGCCTGGGCGCGCACAGCGTCTGA